The genomic segment CGGTCTGCCCGCGCTGCTCCCGCGGCTGTAACATCTTCATCCACTACAACATCAAGCGTCCCTGGAAGAACGAGGGCCGCAAGGTGGTGCGCCTGAAGCCGCGTTTCAACGCCGAGGTCAACAAGTGGTGGATTTGCGATGAGGGCCGGTTCTGCTTCAAGTATATCGATGACCCCGACCGCCTGAGCGCGCCGCTGCGCCGGGTGGATGGAGCGTCCGAGACAATCGACTGGCCCGCGGCCCTGGCAATAGCCGCCGAGCGTATGCTGGCCGCCGCCTCCGCGCAGGAGCGTGATCTGGCCGTGCTGGTCTCGCCCCAGGCCTCCAACGAGGAGCTGTTCCTGCTCAAGAAAGTCTGCGATGAGCGCCTTCCCGGCTGGCGGGCCGCGTTCAGCGCGGCGACCCCGTTCGAGCCCACCGAGGATGACTTTCTGCGCCGCGCCGACAAGAACCCCAACACCTTCGGGGCGCGGGCTCTGGGCCTGGGCGAGGACAAGTCCATGGACCTGGCGCAACTGAAACGGGCCGCCCTGGAGGGCCGTATCGGCACGCTGCTGGTCTGCTACACCGACCTGACCGGCCTGACCGGCGAGGCAGGCCAGGGCTGGGACGCCGCCCTGGAGAAAGTGGACACCCTGATCTACCTGGGTCACAACGACTGTGCCACCGCGCAGCGGGCCGACCTTGTGCTGCCGGCCGCCACGTTCGCCGAGCGCGAGGGCACTGTGACCAATTTCGAGGGCCGCATTCAGCTCCAGCGCCGGGCGTTCGACCCAGCGGGCGAATCGCTGCCGGGCTGGGAAATCCTGCGCCGTCTGGGCGAGACCCTGGGCGGTGAGTACGAGTTCGAGGGGCCGGAGCAGGTGTTCCAGCGCCTGGCCGAAACGGTCCCGCAACTGGCCGGCCTGAGCTACGAGTCAATCGGCCCGGCCGGCTGCCCGGTGAAAAAGTGATCCCCTGTTCCTGCGGAGCCTGACACGATGTTTCCCGACATGCTGCCCGAAATCCTGATCGATACGGCCAAAGCCGGGGCGGTCCTGACCGGAGTGCTCTCTTTCGGCGGCCTCCTTACCTGGGTCGAGCGCAAGCAGAGCGCCCTGATGCAGGACCGTATCGGCGCCAACCGCGCGGACATCCTGGGTTTCCGCCTTCTGGGCCTGTTCCATATCATGACTGACGGCCTTAAGATGTTCATGAAAGAGGAGTTCATCCCGCGTACGGAGCACCGCGCCCTGTTCGTGCTGGCCCCGTTTATCGCCTGGACTTTCGCCCTGTTAGGCTTCGCGGTGATCCCGTTCTCCCCGACGATCACGGTGCTGGGCGCCGGGTTCTCGCTCCAGATCGCCAACCCGGAGATCGGCATTCTGTACGTGTTCGCCATGATGGGCATGACAGTATACGGCGTGGTGTTAGGCGGCTGGTCGAGCAACAACAACTACGCCCTGCTGGGCTCGATGCGCGCCACGGCCCAGATGATAAGCTACGAGGTGGCCCTGGCCGCCGCGGCGGTGGGCCCGCTGCTGGTATACAACAGCCTTAACATGCAGCAGATCGTTCTCTGGCAGGGCGGCTATTTCCAGGGTTGGCTGCCGCTCTGGGGCATTGTGGTCCAGCCCCTGGCGTTCCTCATTTTCCTGACCGCCGGCACGGCCGAGACCAAGCGCATCCCGTTCGACCTGCCCGAGGGCGAGAGCGAGATCATCGGCTTCCAGCTCGAATACTCGAGCATGCGTTTCGGTGCGTTCATGTTCACCGATTTCGTGGAAAAGATACTCATCGCCTGCCTGGCCACCACGTTGTTCCTGGGCGGCTGGCAGGTTCCCTGGCTGTCCGACAGCGGTTTAGCTTTCGGCGGGGCGAGCGTGCTGCCCCTGGCGGCGTGGCTGGTCTGGGCGCTCCGTGCCGCGGCGTTCGCGGTCAAGGTCTGTATCGTGATCTACGTGCTGATGCTGGTGCGCTGGACCTTGCCGCGGTTCCGCTACGACCAGCTCATGCACCTGGGCTGGAAATTCCTGTTGCCGCTGGCCTTTGCCAACATAATTGTCACCGCGATAGTTTTGGCGGTGCTGAATCTCTGAGTTCCGCCGCAAGCGGAGGCTGTTTTGGCCATCACTGTCAAAAAGATCGAGTTCCGCCGCAAGCTCACTTTCCTGGAGCGTATCTGGCTGCCCGAGATTCTGCGCGGACTCTGGATCACCAACCGTCATTTCGTGGTGAACCTCAGCCTGCACATCCTGAACGCCGTGGGGATCAAGACCCGGCGCAAGGGGGCGGTGACGATCCAGTACCCGGAGCAGCATCGCGGCTACCACTGGCGACTGCGCACCGCGCACTACCTGACCAGACGCGAGGGCGGCGGCCCGCGCTGTGTGGGCTGCATGATGTGCGAGACGATCTGCCCGGCCAAGTGTATTTACATCGT from the bacterium genome contains:
- a CDS encoding 2Fe-2S iron-sulfur cluster-binding protein, encoding MSGGETKMVKTTIDGREYEFAEGATILEAARSVGIMIPHYCYHPGLSIAGACRMCLVEIEKIPKLQISCYMTVGEGMVVHTDTERVKRARKSILEFHLVNHPTDCPVCDQAGECGLQEYYMLHGLYTSRIRENKVRKTKKAFPVGPNIMLDQERCILCSRCVRFCREVSKSHELGMFKRGDREVIDTFSGRQVDNPYAGNVVDICPVGALTSRDSRFKTRSWYQQTAESVCPRCSRGCNIFIHYNIKRPWKNEGRKVVRLKPRFNAEVNKWWICDEGRFCFKYIDDPDRLSAPLRRVDGASETIDWPAALAIAAERMLAAASAQERDLAVLVSPQASNEELFLLKKVCDERLPGWRAAFSAATPFEPTEDDFLRRADKNPNTFGARALGLGEDKSMDLAQLKRAALEGRIGTLLVCYTDLTGLTGEAGQGWDAALEKVDTLIYLGHNDCATAQRADLVLPAATFAEREGTVTNFEGRIQLQRRAFDPAGESLPGWEILRRLGETLGGEYEFEGPEQVFQRLAETVPQLAGLSYESIGPAGCPVKK
- a CDS encoding NADH-quinone oxidoreductase subunit H, producing the protein MFPDMLPEILIDTAKAGAVLTGVLSFGGLLTWVERKQSALMQDRIGANRADILGFRLLGLFHIMTDGLKMFMKEEFIPRTEHRALFVLAPFIAWTFALLGFAVIPFSPTITVLGAGFSLQIANPEIGILYVFAMMGMTVYGVVLGGWSSNNNYALLGSMRATAQMISYEVALAAAAVGPLLVYNSLNMQQIVLWQGGYFQGWLPLWGIVVQPLAFLIFLTAGTAETKRIPFDLPEGESEIIGFQLEYSSMRFGAFMFTDFVEKILIACLATTLFLGGWQVPWLSDSGLAFGGASVLPLAAWLVWALRAAAFAVKVCIVIYVLMLVRWTLPRFRYDQLMHLGWKFLLPLAFANIIVTAIVLAVLNL
- a CDS encoding NADH-quinone oxidoreductase subunit I, producing the protein MAITVKKIEFRRKLTFLERIWLPEILRGLWITNRHFVVNLSLHILNAVGIKTRRKGAVTIQYPEQHRGYHWRLRTAHYLTRREGGGPRCVGCMMCETICPAKCIYIVAKEHPDPETEKQAASFTIDMGKCVYCGLCVEACPEDAIRMDSGHLEISCYSRQEMMYPIDRLLATEHDPAPYKDYKRFLQE